The Mycolicibacterium smegmatis genome has a window encoding:
- a CDS encoding NYN domain-containing protein, whose amino-acid sequence MTEPAPTRVAVYLDFDNIVISRYDQVNGRNSFQKDKAKGLEADKLTKATVDVGAILDFASSFGTLVLTRAYADWSADVNAGYRQQLVGRAVDLVQLFPAAAYGKNGADIRLAVDAVEDMFRLPDLTHVVIVAGDSDYIPLAQRCKRLGRHVVGIGVAGASSRALAAACDEFIIYDALPGVPVFEPEPQSTPPRRTRRTKKDENEEPEPPDPQATATALLLRALQIGLEKDDVEWLHNSAVKAQMKRMDPSFSEKSLGFRSFSDFLRSRSDYVELDESSTIRMVRLRPDR is encoded by the coding sequence ATGACCGAGCCCGCTCCGACCCGCGTTGCGGTCTACCTCGACTTCGACAACATCGTCATCTCGCGATATGACCAGGTCAACGGCCGAAACTCGTTCCAGAAGGACAAGGCCAAGGGGCTGGAGGCCGACAAGCTCACCAAGGCCACCGTGGACGTGGGTGCGATCTTGGATTTCGCGTCGTCGTTCGGGACGCTGGTGCTCACCCGCGCGTACGCCGACTGGTCGGCCGATGTCAACGCCGGATATCGCCAGCAACTGGTGGGCCGGGCCGTGGACCTGGTGCAGTTGTTCCCCGCCGCGGCGTATGGCAAGAACGGCGCCGACATCCGGTTGGCGGTCGACGCGGTCGAGGACATGTTCCGGCTGCCCGACCTGACGCATGTGGTGATCGTGGCCGGCGACTCCGACTACATCCCGCTCGCGCAGCGCTGCAAGCGGCTGGGCCGTCACGTCGTCGGTATCGGGGTGGCCGGGGCCTCGAGCCGCGCGCTGGCGGCCGCGTGCGACGAGTTCATCATCTACGACGCGCTGCCCGGTGTGCCGGTGTTCGAGCCCGAGCCGCAGAGCACCCCGCCGCGGCGCACGCGGCGCACCAAGAAGGACGAAAACGAGGAACCGGAGCCGCCCGATCCGCAGGCCACCGCGACGGCGCTGCTCCTGCGCGCTCTGCAGATCGGCTTGGAGAAGGACGACGTCGAGTGGCTGCACAACTCGGCGGTCAAGGCGCAGATGAAGCGGATGGACCCGTCGTTCTCGGAGAAGTCTCTGGGGTTCCGGTCGTTCAGCGACTTCCTGCGCTCACGGTCCGACTATGTCGAGTTGGACGAGAGCTCCACGATCCGCATGGTGCGGTTGCGTCCCGACAGGTAG
- a CDS encoding fatty acid desaturase family protein: MAISDVAIYANLTPAEIEAIGAELDAIRTDIEESLGARDAAYIRRTIAFQRTLDVAARLLIAGTRSRAGWLAGTAALAYAKSVENMEIGHNVSHGQWDWMNDPEIHSSTWEWDMVGPSAQWRYSHNYRHHVFSNVLGVDDDLGFGVLRMSRDQKWEPQHLIQPLRNLLLAAVFEWGIGLHDYYSERDRADTQDGKDAARMAFRRKIGRQVVKDYVLLPALSLRRWRRTLLANLTANLVRNVWACVVIFCGHFPDGAEKFTPETLEHETKGEWYLRQMLGAANFKAGRVLAFSSGNLCYQIEHHLFPDLPSNRLAQIAERVSALCDKYDLPYTTGPMPRQYLQTLRTIFTLALPDTGWRGIFRR; this comes from the coding sequence GTGGCAATCAGCGACGTTGCGATATACGCAAACTTGACCCCCGCCGAGATCGAGGCCATCGGCGCCGAACTCGACGCCATCCGTACCGACATCGAGGAATCCCTCGGTGCGCGCGACGCGGCGTACATCCGCCGCACCATCGCGTTCCAGCGAACCCTCGACGTGGCGGCGCGGTTGCTCATCGCGGGCACCCGCTCCAGGGCGGGCTGGCTGGCGGGCACCGCGGCGCTGGCGTACGCCAAGTCCGTCGAGAACATGGAGATCGGGCACAACGTCAGCCACGGCCAGTGGGACTGGATGAACGATCCAGAGATCCACTCCAGCACGTGGGAGTGGGACATGGTGGGCCCGTCGGCGCAGTGGCGTTATTCGCACAACTACCGCCACCACGTGTTCAGCAATGTCCTCGGCGTCGACGACGACCTGGGGTTCGGGGTCCTGCGGATGAGCCGCGACCAGAAGTGGGAACCGCAGCACCTCATCCAGCCGCTGCGAAACCTGTTGCTGGCCGCGGTGTTCGAGTGGGGCATCGGCCTGCACGACTACTACTCCGAACGTGACCGCGCAGATACCCAGGACGGCAAGGACGCCGCGCGCATGGCGTTCCGGCGCAAGATCGGCCGCCAGGTCGTCAAGGACTACGTCCTGCTGCCTGCGCTGAGCCTGCGGCGCTGGCGCCGCACGCTGCTCGCCAATCTCACGGCCAACCTGGTGCGCAACGTGTGGGCGTGCGTGGTGATCTTCTGCGGCCACTTCCCCGACGGCGCAGAGAAATTCACGCCGGAGACCCTCGAGCACGAGACCAAGGGGGAGTGGTACCTGCGGCAGATGCTCGGTGCGGCGAATTTCAAAGCCGGTCGCGTGCTGGCGTTTTCCAGCGGCAACCTGTGCTACCAGATCGAGCACCACCTGTTTCCCGACCTGCCGAGCAACCGGCTCGCGCAGATCGCCGAACGGGTCAGTGCGCTGTGCGACAAGTACGACCTGCCCTACACCACCGGGCCGATGCCGCGACAGTACCTGCAGACGCTGCGGACCATCTTCACACTCGCGCTGCCGGATACGGGCTGGCGCGGCATCTTTCGGCGCTAG